A single genomic interval of Spinacia oleracea cultivar Varoflay chromosome 6, BTI_SOV_V1, whole genome shotgun sequence harbors:
- the LOC110774849 gene encoding chalcone synthase translates to MTSSLEEIRKAQRANGPATILAIGTATPPNCVYQSDYPDYYFRVTKSEHMTELKEKFQRMCDKSMIKKRYMYLTEEFLKENPNMCTYMGASLDTRQDIVVAEVPRLGKEAAVKAIKEWGQPKSKITHVIMCTTSGVDMPGADYQLTKLLGLRPSVRRFMLYQQGCFAGGTVLRLAKDLAENNRGARVLVVCSEITAICFRGPTETYLDSMVGQALFGDGAGALIVGADPDESIERPLFKMVWAAQTLLPDSEGAIDGHLREVGLTFHLLKDVPGLISKNINKALEDAFTPLGISDWNSIFWVAHPGGPAILDQVEAKLGLKEEKLKATRNVLSEYGNMSSACVLFILDEMRKKSMKEGKSTTGEGLDWGVLFGFGPGLTVETVVLHSVPLNC, encoded by the exons atgacGAGTTCACTAGAAGAAATTCGCAAGGCTCAAAGAGCAAATGGGCCGGCAACAATCTTGGCAATTGGTACCGCAACTCCACCTAATTGTGTTTATCAATCGGATTATCCGGATTACTATTTCCGGGTTACCAAGAGTGAGCATATGACTGAGTTGAAGGAGAAGTTTCAACGCATGT GTGATAAGTCTATGATTAAGAAACGTTACATGTATCTGACGGAAGAATTTCTCAAGGAGAATCCCAATATGTGTACTTACATGGGTGCATCACTAGATACTCGTCAAGACATTGTGGTGGCTGAGGTTCCAAGGCTTGGTAAAGAGGCAGCAGTTAAGGCAATAAAGGAGTGGGGTCAACCTAAGTCTAAGATAACCCATGTTATCATGTGTACCACCTCCGGTGTAGACATGCCAGGGGCAGACTATCAGCTCACCAAGCTTCTTGGCCTACGCCCTTCCGTCCGCCGTTTCATGCTCTACCAACAAGGTTGCTTTGCCGGTGGAACCGTCCTTCGCCTTGCCAAAGATTTAGCTGAGAACAACCGTGGTGCACGTGTCTTGGTGGTTTGTTCTGAGATTACAGCCATTTGTTTCCGTGGGCCTACTGAGACATACTTGGACTCTATGGTTGGCCAAGCCCTTTTTGGAGATGGAGCTGGAGCTTTAATTGTTGGTGCTGATCCGGATGAGTCCATTGAACGGCCTTTATTTAAGATGGTATGGGCAGCCCAAACTTTACTCCCGGACTCTGAGGGTGCTATCGACGGACATTTGCGTGAAGTGGGCTTAACTTTTCATCTACTAAAGGATGTTCCTGGGCTTATTTCTAAAAACATAAACAAGGCCCTTGAGGATGCCTTCACCCCTCTTGGGATTAGTGATTGGAATTCCATCTTCTGGGTAGCTCATCCAGGTGGGCCTGCAATCTTGGACCAGGTTGAGGCTAAATTGGGCCTTAAGGAAGAGAAACTCAAGGCAACCCGCAACGTGCTAAGTGAATATGGTAATATGTCTAGTGCATGTGTACTCTTCATCTTGGACGAGATGAGGAAGAAGTCGATGAAGGAAGGGAAGTCAACTACCGGAGAAGGGCTCGACTGGGGTGTTTTATTCGGGTTTGGGCCTGGACTTACTGTCGAGACGGTTGTGCTCCACAGTGTTCCTTTGAACTGTTAA